In the genome of Lathyrus oleraceus cultivar Zhongwan6 chromosome 4, CAAS_Psat_ZW6_1.0, whole genome shotgun sequence, the window AACCAGAAGCAAGATTCTTCCTAATTTCAGGAACATGCATGACGTCCTTCAAGATCAAAGTCTTTCCTGAGGTGAAGTTCAGCTCAACCTCTCCAGCAACATTAGTGGTGTGAGCATCTCCCAACAACAATTTCTTATCTTCAGCATTCGTGTATGTCTTGAACATAACACAATCATAACAGACATGATGTGAGGCACCAGTGTCTATCCACCAACCATCACTTCCACCAACCATGTTAATTTCTGTGATCATAGCAATGAATTGCTCATCAGTCAGGTTAACTTGTGCATTAGAGCCAACAGGTTTAGGCCTGCTCTTACATTTCTTAGCCATATGACCCGGCTTTCCATAGTTAAAGCAAGCGTCATTTCTCTGTGGTGGTGGTTTCTGTCTAGCAATCGGAGCATATGGAGCCATTGAGGGATTCCCATTCTTAATTCGGTTCACAGCATTGCGGTTCTGATTCTTTAATGGTTTTCTCGTAGGCTTCAGAACCGCACCGAATCTCTTTTGGTTGTTAGAAAAAAACTAAGACTTCATCTTTATGATCTTGTCTCCTAGATTCCTCTTCAATTCGGAGGCGAGTGATCAGACTCTCGATTGAAAACTCTTTTGTTTTGTGCTGAAGCAAATTTTTGAAATCTTTCCAACCAGGGGGCAATTTGTCAATTATAACAGCAACTTGAAATTGTTCCTCGAGTGGCATACCTTTAGTTATGATTTCATGAGCAATTTTTTGAATTTCGTGGCTTTGAGCTTCCACAGACCTTTCATCCACCATCTTATAGTTTAAGTAGCGGCTGACAACATATTTCTTTGCACATGCTTCTTCAGTATCATACTTCTTCTGCAGAGCTTCCCATACCTGTTTAGCAGTCTTACAATTACTATAGTAATCGTACATATCGTCAGCAAGACTATTCAAAATGAGATTTTTACAGAGATAATCACTCTCATGCCATAAGTCGGTTTCTTTCCTGAGCTGTAGATTACTCGCAGATTCATCAGTTTTAGGAGTTCCATCTGAATTTGTAGAGTTCTTACCATTAGTTTGTTCAGGTGATCCAGAATTAGCAACAGGGATATCCTTAGTCAGAACGTGGGCAGCCTTCTTTAAAGTTAAGAAAATTTTCATC includes:
- the LOC127135964 gene encoding uncharacterized protein LOC127135964 yields the protein MATEKIIGTTAAAAVSDKPFKFEGFHFKHWQVKMKIFLTLKKAAHVLTKDIPVANSGSPEQTNGKNSTNSDGTPKTDESASNLQLRKETDLWHESDYLCKNLILNSLADDMYDYYSNCKTAKQVWEALQKKYDTEEACAKKYVVSRYLNYKMVDERSVEAQSHEIQKIAHEIITKGMPLEEQFQVAVIIDKLPPGWKDFKNLLQHKTKEFSIESLITRLRIEEESRRQDHKDEVLVFF